One window from the genome of Pedobacter schmidteae encodes:
- a CDS encoding Gfo/Idh/MocA family protein — protein sequence METSLGNRPNYFIEKVWNMLGINGTEEIKWGIIGCGDVTEIKSGPAFNKILNSSLVAVMRRDAEKAKDYAQRHGVPKWYNDAEQLINDPEINAIYIATPPLQHEEYAISAMAAGKPVYVEKPMTLNAASATRMRDAAEKYNVKLSVAHYRRLQPMFLKIKSLIDTGAIGEIRVVQLQMLQPKKPELIANSATNWRMDPAISGGGLFHDLAPHQLDLMIHFFGEVEKSSGIALNQGNAYDADDMVTGYILFKNGVVFNGTWSFSVAEHTDICEIIGTEGKISFPMFGHKVTVSKGREEEEFIFDALPHVQQPMIEEVVKYFLGKTSNPCSADQALQSMQLMDSFTK from the coding sequence ATGGAAACATCATTAGGTAATAGACCTAACTATTTTATTGAGAAGGTTTGGAATATGCTCGGAATAAATGGCACTGAAGAAATTAAATGGGGCATTATCGGTTGCGGAGATGTGACAGAGATTAAAAGCGGCCCGGCTTTTAACAAAATATTAAACTCATCCCTTGTTGCGGTAATGCGTCGTGATGCCGAAAAAGCAAAAGATTATGCCCAAAGACATGGGGTTCCCAAATGGTACAATGATGCCGAACAACTCATTAACGACCCTGAAATAAACGCCATTTACATTGCTACCCCACCTTTGCAACATGAAGAATATGCCATAAGTGCTATGGCTGCAGGAAAACCTGTATATGTAGAAAAGCCCATGACTCTAAATGCTGCTTCAGCAACCAGAATGAGAGATGCAGCAGAAAAGTACAATGTCAAACTTTCGGTAGCCCATTATAGGAGACTACAGCCCATGTTTTTAAAAATAAAATCACTGATTGACACCGGAGCAATCGGCGAAATAAGGGTAGTACAACTCCAAATGTTGCAACCCAAAAAACCTGAGCTCATAGCCAACTCGGCTACCAACTGGCGCATGGATCCCGCTATATCAGGCGGCGGTCTGTTTCACGATCTGGCTCCTCATCAGCTTGACCTAATGATCCATTTCTTTGGAGAAGTAGAGAAATCATCCGGTATAGCCCTGAATCAGGGAAACGCATATGACGCTGATGATATGGTTACCGGATATATCTTATTTAAAAATGGTGTGGTTTTTAACGGTACCTGGAGTTTTTCCGTAGCCGAACATACCGATATTTGCGAGATTATAGGAACAGAAGGAAAAATCAGCTTCCCTATGTTCGGACATAAAGTTACGGTAAGTAAAGGCAGAGAAGAAGAAGAGTTTATATTTGATGCTTTGCCGCACGTACAACAACCAATGATTGAAGAAGTAGTAAAATATTTCCTTGGTAAAACCAGCAATCCCTGCTCTGCAGATCAAGCACTTCAATCTATGCAACTAATGGATAGCTTTACAAAATAA
- a CDS encoding ABC transporter ATP-binding protein: MKKVPSDNRKPGIFSLLSPYKGLISLLLLFALISNAVNLLLPKIVANGIDAYTHGTFNLQNILTTFSIAIFFVFLFTFLQGIVQTYASEKVARDLRSRLADQISRQSNAYIEQANPSKLLTNLTADVDSIKVFIAQAIVSITSSIFIIVGASILLLTINWKLALAIIAIIPIIGVTFFLVIKKVSVLFKQSREVIDWLNKVINESILGAALIRVIHSQQLEYTKFLAANTRAKDLGLSILNLFAGLIPVIIFVANLAGLTILVLGGHYVISDTMTLGDFAAFNSYLALLIFPIIVIGFMSNVIAQATASYGRISQVLNKENAAASGTITDLLQGEVEMKNIQVVYGQKPVLKDISFQLQAGSKTAIIGPTAAGKTQLLYLLTGLIKPDSGEILFDQHPVEKYNQEAFHNQIGFVFQDSIIFNMTIRENIAFNDQVTDQFLQKAIETAELKDFIQSLPKQLDTVISERGANLSGGQKQRIMLARALALNPKVLLLDDFTARVDNQTEQRILANVQRNYPGLTLLSVTQKIAAVQNYDNVILIMQGEIIAQGTHQQLMKSSPEYVQIYNSQQSTSNYELQS; this comes from the coding sequence ATGAAAAAAGTTCCCAGCGACAACAGAAAGCCAGGTATCTTTAGCTTACTTAGTCCTTACAAAGGATTGATCAGCCTATTGCTGCTATTTGCCTTAATTAGTAATGCCGTAAACCTGTTATTACCTAAAATAGTGGCCAATGGAATAGATGCCTATACCCATGGTACGTTTAACCTGCAAAATATACTGACTACATTTTCCATCGCCATATTTTTTGTCTTCCTATTTACCTTTTTGCAGGGAATTGTACAAACTTATGCTTCCGAAAAAGTGGCAAGAGACCTTCGCAGCCGTTTGGCCGATCAGATTTCCAGGCAAAGCAATGCCTATATTGAACAGGCCAATCCCTCAAAGCTGCTTACCAATCTTACTGCCGACGTCGATTCCATAAAAGTATTTATTGCACAGGCTATCGTATCCATTACTTCATCCATATTTATTATTGTTGGCGCATCTATTTTGCTGCTAACCATCAATTGGAAATTGGCTTTGGCCATTATTGCCATCATCCCGATTATTGGCGTTACCTTTTTTCTGGTTATTAAAAAAGTAAGTGTGCTTTTTAAACAAAGCAGGGAGGTGATAGATTGGCTTAATAAAGTCATCAACGAAAGCATACTCGGTGCAGCACTGATCCGTGTCATCCATTCGCAGCAACTGGAATATACCAAATTCCTGGCTGCCAATACCAGGGCCAAAGATCTTGGCCTGTCCATATTAAACCTTTTTGCCGGTTTGATACCCGTTATTATTTTTGTAGCCAACCTGGCAGGATTAACCATATTAGTGCTTGGCGGTCATTATGTCATCAGTGACACCATGACCCTGGGCGATTTTGCAGCCTTCAACAGCTACCTGGCCTTACTCATTTTTCCCATCATTGTTATTGGCTTCATGAGTAATGTCATTGCACAAGCCACAGCTTCTTATGGACGTATTTCACAGGTATTGAACAAGGAAAATGCCGCTGCTTCCGGTACCATTACCGATTTACTGCAAGGAGAAGTAGAAATGAAAAACATACAGGTCGTGTATGGACAAAAACCCGTGCTCAAAGACATTTCTTTCCAGCTACAAGCCGGATCAAAAACAGCTATCATCGGCCCAACCGCTGCCGGAAAAACTCAGTTACTTTATTTACTGACCGGCCTGATTAAACCCGATAGCGGAGAAATACTGTTTGACCAGCATCCGGTAGAAAAATATAACCAGGAAGCGTTCCATAACCAAATCGGTTTTGTATTTCAGGACAGCATCATTTTTAACATGACCATTCGTGAAAATATCGCTTTTAACGATCAGGTAACTGATCAGTTCCTCCAAAAGGCAATCGAAACAGCCGAACTAAAAGACTTCATTCAGTCACTCCCAAAACAGCTGGACACCGTGATTTCTGAAAGGGGTGCCAATCTTTCGGGTGGACAAAAACAAAGAATTATGTTGGCTCGGGCTTTGGCGCTTAATCCCAAAGTATTGCTACTGGACGATTTTACAGCAAGGGTGGATAACCAGACAGAACAACGCATTTTGGCCAATGTTCAACGCAACTATCCTGGATTAACCCTACTTTCTGTAACACAAAAAATTGCAGCAGTGCAAAATTATGACAACGTCATCCTCATCATGCAGGGCGAAATTATCGCTCAGGGTACACACCAACAACTCATGAAAAGTAGTCCCGAATACGTACAGATTTACAACTCACAACAAAGCACCAGCAATTATGAATTACAATCTTAA
- a CDS encoding ABC transporter ATP-binding protein — protein MNYNLNQISGKDEKKSTIAVLKKLLQLISHERRNLLLAFMAMMINATLLLLSPLIIGHTIDTYINTKQFNGVLLYSGILLSMYLVTLLTGYLQTKLMGGVGQRTLYTLRNAIFSKLQDLPVAFFSQNKAGDLISRVNNDTDKLNQFFSQSLMQFLSSIFTMLGAGIFLLVINIKLGAATLAPGAFILAFTVLVSAWVKKKNALNLKSVGNLSAGIQESLNNFKVIIAFNRRDYFRKRFDETNSQNYKTALGAGIANTIFVPVFGFFSSTAQIIVLLYGIHLISIAEFTIGLLISYLSYAVNFYNPLRQLAALWSSFQVAMAGWDRISQILALENDLPVIADNRLLQNPNLLSFRNVHFAYAGGEEILHNISFNLEQGKTYALIGPTGGGKTTTASLMARLYDTTKGEVLLNGKDIRSYSAEERSSQIGFILQEPFLFTGTVKDNILYSNSAYKDYSNAQLEEVIKTAHLEDLLALFDKGLETEVNSSSDNISLGQKQLIAFMRAVLRNPQLLILDEATANIDTITEKLLSDILKKLPKETTLVIIAHRLNTIENADEIYFVNSGEVIKAGTLDHAMDMLLKGKRSS, from the coding sequence ATGAATTACAATCTTAACCAGATCAGCGGTAAGGACGAAAAGAAATCAACAATTGCTGTACTCAAAAAACTGCTGCAACTGATCTCGCATGAACGCAGAAACCTCTTGCTGGCCTTTATGGCGATGATGATTAATGCCACACTGCTTTTGTTGTCGCCACTCATCATAGGTCATACCATCGATACTTACATAAACACCAAACAGTTTAATGGCGTATTATTATATTCAGGCATCCTTTTATCCATGTACCTGGTTACCCTGCTTACGGGTTACCTGCAAACAAAATTAATGGGTGGGGTAGGTCAGCGAACCTTATATACACTGCGTAACGCCATTTTTAGTAAACTACAAGATCTCCCCGTTGCATTTTTCAGTCAAAACAAAGCAGGAGATCTCATTTCAAGGGTCAACAACGATACGGACAAATTAAACCAGTTCTTTTCGCAGTCGCTGATGCAGTTTTTGAGCAGCATATTTACCATGCTTGGCGCAGGCATATTTTTACTGGTCATCAATATCAAACTTGGGGCGGCCACGCTTGCTCCGGGCGCTTTTATTTTAGCTTTTACAGTATTGGTTTCGGCCTGGGTAAAAAAGAAAAATGCCTTGAACCTCAAAAGCGTAGGCAACCTGAGCGCCGGCATACAGGAAAGCCTGAACAACTTTAAGGTGATCATTGCGTTTAACCGCCGCGACTATTTCAGAAAACGTTTTGACGAAACCAACAGTCAGAATTACAAAACGGCATTAGGGGCAGGAATTGCCAATACCATTTTTGTTCCGGTATTTGGCTTTTTCTCCAGTACAGCACAAATCATTGTGCTTTTATATGGCATTCACCTCATTTCGATTGCCGAATTTACCATAGGACTGCTGATCAGTTACCTCTCTTATGCCGTAAATTTTTATAATCCACTTCGTCAGCTTGCCGCTTTATGGAGTAGTTTCCAGGTTGCCATGGCGGGCTGGGACAGGATATCACAAATTCTGGCTTTAGAGAACGACCTTCCGGTAATAGCCGACAACAGGTTGCTCCAGAACCCCAATTTATTGTCCTTTAGAAATGTTCATTTTGCGTATGCCGGTGGCGAAGAAATTTTGCACAACATCAGTTTCAACCTGGAGCAGGGAAAAACCTATGCGCTGATTGGCCCAACTGGAGGAGGCAAAACCACTACTGCATCCCTGATGGCCCGCCTGTACGACACCACAAAAGGAGAGGTGTTGTTAAATGGAAAAGATATCCGTTCGTATAGTGCAGAGGAACGGAGCAGCCAAATTGGTTTTATTTTGCAGGAGCCCTTTCTGTTTACTGGAACAGTAAAAGACAACATCCTGTACAGCAATAGTGCTTATAAAGACTATAGCAATGCGCAACTGGAAGAAGTAATAAAAACAGCACACCTGGAAGATTTGCTGGCCTTATTTGACAAAGGGCTGGAAACGGAAGTAAATTCCAGCTCGGACAACATCAGTTTGGGTCAGAAACAATTGATTGCCTTTATGCGCGCGGTATTACGCAACCCTCAACTGTTAATTTTGGACGAGGCAACTGCAAACATCGATACGATCACAGAAAAACTGCTGAGCGATATTTTAAAGAAATTACCTAAAGAAACCACCCTTGTAATCATTGCCCATCGCCTCAACACTATCGAAAATGCAGATGAAATCTATTTCGTAAACTCAGGTGAAGTCATAAAAGCGGGAACTTTAGACCATGCCATGGATATGTTGCTCAAAGGTAAAAGGAGCAGCTAA
- a CDS encoding serine hydrolase, with product MIKINTFKYSLLMFTGLLIGTLKSYGQLNQAKAESEIKAVMEKYSMTGLAVAVVKNDDIIYTHAFGLKDVASRSPLTNQSLFRIASISKSFSATAIMQLVEAGKLSLNDDFGKLVGFKVRNPKYPETVITLKMAMSHTSSINDSEGYFNLDAINPDKNVNWAKCYNDYEPGKGYRYCNLNYNMIGAIIEKCSGQRFDQYIKHHILDPLGLYGGYQVDSLDSSRFATLYEYDTLAKTFNPAPTAYASRSTDISKYVLGYSTPMLSPTGGMKITATDLAKYMTMHMNFGKYKGTRILSKKSAKLMQTKISDPENYGLALLSTDKLIPGKIMTGHTGSAYGLYSSMFFQPKEKFGIVVITNGCIATYTDGFNDATKAALNVLYNNFIK from the coding sequence ATGATCAAAATAAACACATTCAAATACAGCTTGTTGATGTTTACGGGCCTGCTCATTGGCACATTAAAAAGCTATGGACAGCTAAATCAGGCCAAAGCCGAATCTGAAATAAAAGCCGTGATGGAAAAATACAGCATGACCGGGCTGGCTGTTGCTGTGGTGAAAAATGACGATATCATTTATACACATGCTTTTGGGTTAAAAGATGTAGCAAGCCGTTCGCCACTTACCAATCAGAGCCTGTTCCGTATCGCCTCTATCTCTAAATCTTTCTCGGCAACAGCTATTATGCAATTGGTAGAAGCGGGAAAATTATCGCTGAATGATGATTTTGGTAAGCTGGTTGGCTTTAAAGTGCGCAATCCAAAGTATCCTGAAACGGTAATTACCCTCAAAATGGCTATGTCCCATACCTCCAGCATCAACGATAGCGAAGGTTATTTCAACCTGGACGCTATTAATCCGGATAAGAATGTCAATTGGGCAAAGTGCTATAACGATTATGAGCCTGGCAAAGGATACCGTTATTGCAACCTCAACTACAATATGATTGGCGCCATCATTGAAAAATGCTCCGGACAACGTTTTGACCAGTATATCAAACATCACATCCTTGATCCACTTGGATTATATGGTGGGTACCAGGTCGACTCACTCGATTCCAGTCGCTTTGCAACTCTGTACGAGTACGATACACTTGCAAAAACATTCAACCCTGCACCCACTGCCTACGCATCAAGAAGTACCGACATTAGTAAGTATGTACTGGGCTACAGTACACCTATGCTTTCGCCAACGGGTGGTATGAAAATAACGGCCACCGATTTGGCAAAATATATGACCATGCACATGAATTTTGGCAAATATAAAGGGACAAGAATCCTGTCAAAGAAAAGTGCAAAACTAATGCAAACCAAAATTTCAGATCCGGAAAATTATGGTCTGGCCTTATTGAGCACCGATAAATTGATTCCCGGCAAAATCATGACCGGACATACCGGGTCAGCTTATGGTTTGTACAGTTCCATGTTCTTTCAACCAAAAGAAAAATTCGGAATTGTAGTGATTACCAATGGATGTATAGCAACCTATACCGATGGATTTAATGATGCAACAAAAGCTGCATTGAATGTACTTTACAACAATTTCATTAAATAA
- a CDS encoding glycoside hydrolase family 15 protein → MTERHIYQTGIIGNCAYLAHINKNTNVDWLCWPRFDSSFIFGGLLDTDKGGSFSILPPGEYISRQYYLENTNIICTEITNPEGRYRITDFAPRFYQFERYFKPLMLIRKIEPMEGTPRVKVTCKPVYEYGSKKQKGSRGSNHIQFSGDDENMQLSTNISISYIEDEKYFALNEPKYLILTYGHELDAPIVSTAERFLRETIKYWRTWIKHSTIAGFYQSYVIRSALTLKIHQYEDTGAIIAASTTSLPESQGSGRNWDYRYCWMRDTYYVINSLNHIGHFEEMEKYFNYITDISFRDDERYQPLFGISGERTLTERKLRNLKGYLGNKPIRIGNQAFEHIQNDIYGQVLVSMLPLYTDHRFIYSERKDSEKWLDYLLKKIERTIDEKDAGIWEFRNIANTHCYTNLFQWAGANAALKMARTIDNIPYQERAQILIDKAAKHIEDCYDPIRKVYNHAVGSQHLDASTLQLILMNYLEPQSQKAKDHLIALENELKAENGLFYRYLHKDDFGRPKTTFLICAFWYVEALACVGRLEDAIAEFELLLKHSNHLMLFSEDVDETDGSQWGNFPQAYSHVGLMNAAHRIAIKLDRPVFL, encoded by the coding sequence ATGACAGAGAGACACATTTATCAGACAGGAATCATCGGAAATTGCGCTTACCTTGCTCATATAAATAAAAACACCAATGTAGACTGGCTCTGCTGGCCACGATTTGATAGTAGTTTTATCTTTGGCGGCCTGCTCGACACAGACAAAGGGGGTAGCTTTTCTATACTTCCTCCGGGCGAATATATTTCCAGACAATATTATCTGGAAAACACCAATATCATCTGTACAGAAATTACCAATCCAGAAGGCAGATACAGAATAACAGATTTTGCACCCCGGTTTTATCAGTTCGAACGTTATTTTAAACCACTGATGCTCATCCGGAAAATAGAGCCCATGGAAGGTACCCCGAGGGTAAAAGTAACCTGCAAACCCGTATATGAATACGGCTCAAAAAAACAAAAAGGGAGCAGAGGCAGCAATCACATTCAGTTTAGTGGGGATGATGAAAACATGCAGCTGAGTACAAATATTTCCATTAGTTATATTGAAGATGAAAAGTATTTCGCCTTAAACGAACCCAAGTACCTTATTCTTACCTATGGACACGAACTTGATGCACCAATTGTGAGTACAGCGGAACGCTTTCTAAGAGAAACCATAAAATACTGGCGTACCTGGATCAAACACTCTACTATCGCCGGTTTCTATCAATCCTATGTCATCCGCTCTGCACTCACGTTAAAAATACACCAGTATGAAGATACAGGTGCCATCATAGCAGCCAGTACAACGAGCCTGCCCGAATCACAAGGCAGTGGCCGAAACTGGGATTACCGTTACTGCTGGATGAGAGATACCTATTATGTAATTAATTCCTTAAACCACATTGGCCATTTTGAAGAAATGGAAAAATATTTCAATTACATAACCGATATTTCTTTCAGAGATGATGAACGCTACCAACCCTTGTTTGGAATTTCAGGTGAGCGTACCCTAACCGAGCGCAAACTGAGAAATCTGAAAGGCTATCTGGGCAATAAACCAATAAGAATAGGAAACCAGGCCTTTGAACACATTCAAAATGATATTTATGGGCAAGTGCTGGTGTCCATGCTTCCACTTTATACCGATCATCGGTTCATCTATTCGGAAAGAAAAGACTCGGAGAAATGGCTGGATTACCTGCTGAAAAAAATAGAACGCACCATAGATGAAAAAGATGCCGGCATATGGGAATTCAGAAACATTGCCAATACCCACTGTTATACCAATCTGTTTCAATGGGCAGGAGCAAACGCAGCACTAAAAATGGCCCGCACAATTGACAACATACCTTACCAGGAGCGGGCACAGATTTTAATTGACAAAGCGGCCAAACACATTGAAGATTGTTACGATCCCATACGTAAAGTATACAATCATGCTGTAGGCAGCCAACACCTGGATGCCAGCACCTTACAACTTATTCTAATGAATTATCTGGAACCCCAATCTCAAAAAGCCAAAGATCATCTTATTGCACTGGAGAATGAACTAAAGGCTGAAAATGGATTGTTTTACAGATACTTGCACAAAGATGATTTTGGCCGACCTAAAACCACTTTTCTCATTTGTGCCTTTTGGTACGTAGAGGCTTTGGCCTGTGTTGGCCGACTGGAAGATGCCATTGCAGAGTTTGAGTTATTGTTAAAGCACAGCAATCACCTGATGCTTTTTAGCGAGGATGTAGATGAGACAGATGGCAGTCAATGGGGAAATTTTCCTCAGGCATACAGTCATGTAGGTTTGATGAATGCGGCACACCGTATTGCCATAAAACTAGACAGACCAGTCTTTTTATAA
- a CDS encoding bifunctional alpha,alpha-trehalose-phosphate synthase (UDP-forming)/trehalose-phosphatase, protein MITNCKTIIISNRLPVKITEENGTYELSPSEGGLATGLGSVYKSGNNIWIGWPGIDVPAHRQEEIRQKLAELNLIPVFLTAEEINLFYEGFSNEVLWPVFHYLVTYANYEQLYWDYYQIVNEKFLQVALDYLSDNDIIWIHDYQLLLLPCLIRNGRPEVTIGFFQHIPFPSFEIFRLIPWRKELISGMLGADLLGFHTFDDARHFLSAASRLSSSNLADNVLIYKNRQVVVEAFPMGIDAEKFEKLTRNEKVTKYVRSFKNSLKNVKTILSIDRLDYSKGILQRLQAFELLLQQHPEYIAKLALYMIVVPSRDTVPRYKELKDQIDQLVGNINARFRTISWVPVHYFYRSFSIEFLSAIYSTADICLVTPMRDGMNLVSKEYVASRADEDGVLILSEMAGASRELNDALIVNPNNIGDIMEAIVAAIHMPIAEQHSRMNSMRSMVKKFNIHLWVKNFMDKLNEVKNMQESLHTRHAVAAIRWQIATDYANARDRYIFLDYDGTLVGFNGDIDKASPDEALYAILNDLSADPANKVILISGRRYQTLQEWFGHLDLDMIAEHGAWQKYSGLEWKPLPLLTDKWKQEIKLVLDIYTDRTPGAFIEEKSYSLVWHYRKVEEGLGELRANEIINHLRMTVADKGLQMMPGNKVIEFKNIEVNKGKAAQNWLYDHQPDFILALGDDHTDEDIFKNLPPQAYTIKVGSNISAARYYLKDYREVRELLKELTAAPAPEL, encoded by the coding sequence ATGATAACAAATTGTAAAACGATCATCATCTCGAACCGGTTGCCGGTTAAAATTACAGAAGAAAATGGAACCTACGAATTAAGTCCAAGTGAAGGTGGCCTTGCTACGGGGTTGGGCTCTGTTTATAAAAGTGGGAATAACATTTGGATAGGTTGGCCTGGAATTGACGTACCGGCGCACCGGCAGGAAGAAATTAGGCAGAAGCTGGCTGAGTTGAATTTGATTCCTGTTTTTTTAACTGCTGAAGAGATCAATTTATTTTACGAAGGATTTTCGAATGAGGTCTTATGGCCAGTATTTCATTATCTGGTTACTTATGCCAACTATGAACAACTTTACTGGGATTATTACCAAATTGTTAATGAAAAGTTTTTGCAGGTTGCGTTGGATTACCTCAGCGACAATGACATCATCTGGATTCACGATTACCAGTTGCTGTTATTGCCTTGTCTGATCAGGAACGGTCGGCCGGAAGTAACCATTGGCTTTTTTCAGCATATCCCCTTCCCTTCCTTTGAGATTTTCAGGCTTATCCCATGGCGCAAAGAATTGATTTCAGGAATGCTGGGTGCAGATTTGCTTGGTTTCCATACTTTTGATGATGCCAGACATTTTTTAAGCGCGGCATCGCGATTGTCATCCAGTAATTTAGCAGATAATGTATTGATTTATAAGAACCGACAGGTGGTGGTTGAGGCGTTCCCAATGGGAATTGATGCCGAGAAATTTGAAAAGCTGACCAGAAATGAAAAGGTTACAAAATATGTACGTTCGTTTAAGAACAGCTTAAAAAATGTTAAAACGATATTGAGTATAGACAGGTTGGATTACAGTAAAGGTATATTGCAACGTTTGCAGGCTTTTGAACTGTTATTGCAGCAACATCCGGAATATATTGCAAAGCTGGCTTTGTATATGATTGTGGTGCCTTCAAGAGATACTGTGCCCCGATATAAGGAACTTAAAGACCAGATAGATCAGCTGGTAGGAAATATCAATGCGCGTTTCCGGACCATCAGCTGGGTGCCGGTACATTATTTTTACCGATCATTTTCTATTGAATTTTTATCGGCCATATACAGTACGGCCGACATTTGCCTGGTAACTCCTATGCGTGATGGCATGAACCTGGTGAGTAAGGAATATGTAGCATCCAGGGCAGATGAGGACGGTGTGCTGATATTGAGTGAAATGGCAGGTGCTTCGAGAGAATTGAACGACGCGTTGATTGTAAATCCGAATAACATTGGCGACATCATGGAGGCTATTGTTGCGGCGATACATATGCCAATAGCCGAGCAGCATAGCCGAATGAACAGTATGCGTAGTATGGTGAAAAAATTTAACATTCACCTTTGGGTAAAAAACTTTATGGATAAGCTGAATGAGGTAAAGAATATGCAGGAGTCTTTACACACCAGGCATGCTGTTGCTGCTATCAGGTGGCAGATTGCAACCGATTATGCCAACGCCAGGGACAGATATATTTTTCTGGATTATGATGGTACGCTTGTTGGCTTTAATGGAGATATTGACAAGGCATCACCAGATGAAGCATTGTATGCGATATTGAATGATTTAAGTGCCGATCCGGCAAATAAGGTTATTTTGATTAGTGGACGCCGTTACCAGACTTTGCAAGAGTGGTTTGGTCACCTTGATTTGGATATGATAGCCGAGCATGGTGCCTGGCAAAAATATAGCGGCCTGGAATGGAAACCACTGCCCTTGCTTACCGACAAATGGAAACAGGAAATAAAGCTGGTTTTAGATATTTATACCGATCGTACACCGGGGGCATTTATTGAGGAAAAGAGTTATTCGTTGGTTTGGCATTACCGTAAGGTTGAGGAAGGTTTGGGAGAATTAAGGGCAAATGAGATTATCAATCATCTGAGGATGACTGTCGCGGATAAAGGTTTGCAAATGATGCCCGGTAATAAAGTGATTGAATTTAAAAATATTGAGGTAAATAAAGGTAAGGCAGCGCAGAACTGGCTTTATGATCATCAGCCCGATTTTATATTGGCGCTGGGCGACGACCATACGGACGAGGATATTTTTAAAAACCTGCCGCCACAGGCGTATACGATTAAAGTTGGTAGCAATATTTCGGCAGCCAGGTATTACCTGAAAGATTACCGGGAAGTGCGGGAGCTGCTGAAGGAACTGACAGCAGCGCCGGCACCTGAGTTATAA